The genomic segment ACGAATCTTCGACCAGCATCGCATTCCGTTTCTTTCCAGTGCGACGGTGCCGCTGTTACAGGAGCCGGCCGTGAAGACGCTGCTTCACCTGGCCCGGCTCAAGGGGAGCGGGCTGCATCGGCCGGCCATGTTGGAGGTGATAACCTCCCCATGGAATCGCCGCCTGACGGCCGACCGTGGCGGGGTTGAACCGCGTCCGGACCTTTGGCGATCGGCGGTGCTGGCGCTTGGGATTACCCGTGGCGAGGAGGAGTGGCGACGGCTCGCGCAATTGGGCCGTCTGGAATCCTGGTCGTCCGATGCCGACGGCCCCGTGACGGAAGCGCTCGAGTCGTTCTCAATCGATGGCGTGCAGCTGCGTCTGTTGTGGGACTGCCTTTCACCGTTGATCGAGGATGTGAAGCGCCTTCCTGAGCAGGGCGGATACAGCGCTCTGACCGATGCCTTCTGCTCCCTCGCTGAGACCCATCTGACCGTTTCCCTGGGAGCCTCCACAGCCATTGACGCGACGGCGCAATGGGACGATGCCCCGGATGTGCATGAGGCGCTCTCCCGTGTCTTCGCCGAGCTGCGGGCCCTCGATCGCCTCGACGTCCACGTTACTTGGGACGAATGGACGGATACGTTTGCGGAGATGTTGACGCGCGCGACCCGCGCCTTGGCGCCGTCCTCACACCACGGCGTGCAGGTGTTGGATGCGATGGCGGCCCGCGGCGTGGGATTTCGTGCCCTCTTTCTGATCGGAATGAACGAAAAACTGTTTCCCCGGTATATCCATGAAGATGGATTTCTTCGTGACCGGCACCGACTGGTGTTGAGCGAAACCCTGGGCTACAAGATCGACCAGAAGCTGCAGGGCTATGGGGAGGAGGCGCTGCTGTTCGAGCTGTTGCGAGCGTCGGCCGGGGAACGCCTGTATCTCTCCTATCAACGGGCGGATGCCGCCGGTCGCCCCTTGGCGCCCTCCGGTTATCTGGATGCGGTCGGGGTGGTGCCACACCCCTCGGATCCTGAGTCTCTGTTCGCCCTTCCACGTCGGTGGCCGGATCGTGTCGATCTTCCGCTCTTCACGCCCCACCTGCAGACGAGAGAGGAACTGGCCGTGAGCATGGTACTGCAGGGGCGCGACGTGACAGCCCTGTTGGAGGCGGTCGGACGTGACGGGTTGTTATTTTCCCATGGACTGGGGGCGCAAGGAGTGATTGAAAGCGGTCATCCGGCGCTGAGCGCGTACGACGGGATGCTTGAACATGCAGGCGCCCATTGGAAGACGGTCACCGAACGAGGGTTTTCGCCGACGGCATTGGAAACCTATGCCCGTTGTCCCTTTCAATATTTTTCCGGACAGGTGCTCAAGCTTGAATCGGTGCGCCCCGTCCCCTCCATGGAACTCACGCCTCCGGCGATGGGCCAACTCTGTCATGACGCGTTGCGACGCTGTTATCTGGCGCTGATCCAACAGGGCTGGCCGGCGACGACGTTGTCTGCCTCCGTCATCACTGCGGAGGTGAATCGGGCAGTCCTGCAGGCCTTTGAAGCCTATGCCACCACGCATGGCACCGGGTATGCCTTGATCTGGGAGTTGGCACAGGAATCGGTCCGGCGGTTGATCGAAGCGACGATCGTGCTTGATCGTGAAGCGGCGTTGGCCTCGGGGTTCCATCCCGCCGAATTCGAATTGGATGCCACCGGGATTTTGCCGGATGGTTCAGGCGGGCAGGACATTCCGCTACGTGGACGATGGGATCGGGTGGATCGGCATCCGGGGTCCGGCGCGGTGAGGGTCATCGATTATAAGTATCGAGCGAACGACCGCGTGGAGGCCAAGGATCGCAATCTCCTGCAAGCGGCCCTGCGTGCTCAACGGCTGCAGCCTGCGCTCTATGCCTTAATGACCGCTGTCGGGTCGTCCGGCGGCCGGCAGGGGCCTCAGCCGGAACAGGTCGAGTTTCTCTATTTGCTCCCGCATGCCGCTCCTGCGGTTGAGCGTGTGTCCTTCGCCGCTTCGGCCTGGCAGGGACCCTCCGGTCCGATGTTGAGCAGGACGATGCAGGTGCTGCTCGATGGCATACGCGCCGCACAATATTTCATCGTCCCGGACGCCCACTGCACCCATTGTGACTTCTCAACCGCCTGCCGCCGCGCCCATCAACCGAGCTGGTGGCGGGCCTATCGGTCCTCGCAGGCCAGGACGTTACGGGACGTGCGATCGCAGAAGGTGCCGCGTGACTGAACCGACGCAAATTCCGGATCAGGCGGCCAGGGAAGCAGCCGCCACGACGTTCGATCGGAATGTCGTCGTGATCGCCGGGGCGGGAACCGGGAAAACCACACTGCTGGTGAACCGGTTATTGTACCTACTCATGCGCCGGACCGATCCGTTGGATCTGTCGCGCATCGTGGCCCTGACCTTCACCAACAAAGCCGCCACTGAGATGAAACTCCGTTTACGGGAGCGCCTTCGCTCGTTGGTGAACGTGGAAGGTCGCGACAATCCTGCGGCCGGTAGTGGCACGGTTTCGATCGCCGACCTGCGCATGCGGTATGGCTGGACGACCGATGAGATCGTGGCCCGGGCCGATGCCGCACTCCGTGACGTCGAGAAAGCGCAGATCGGAACGCTGCATAGTTTTGCCGCGCATCTCTTGCGCCTGTACCCGATTGAAGCCGGAGTCACACCGACGTTTCAAACGGACGAAGACGGTTCACGGTTTGAGGAACATTTTACCAATGAGTGGGAGTTGTGGCTGGATGGTGAGCTGGGGGCGGCGGGGAGTGATCACGGTCGCTGGCGGATACTCCTGGATACGTTCAGCCTGGACGAACTACGCGAGTTGGCCTACAGCCTCCACAGTGACTTGATTGATTTGAATGGGCTGATGCAACAGGTGGGCGAGACCGGCCTGAATCCGGGATTGCGTGACTGGTTCTCCCTCCGTAAGGCGCAGGCGGAACGTCTGCTCGCACGATATGACCGCCCGAAGCGACGCAAAATCGAACTGATGCTCGCCGCGGTCGCGGAACTGTTCGCCCTCCTGCTTGCCGAGGGGTTGGGCGCGCTGCGGTCTTTCCCACGCGAGTCGCAGGAATTGTTGGCCAAAGATCTCGGCGCCGCCCCGACCGGTTGGGAGGAAGACGACTATGAGGCGGTGGAGTCATTGCAGCGGATCGCCAAACGGTTGCTCAGGGTCGATCATGAACTCCTGCAGCATCTGCTGGCCCTGCTCTCGCCTTTCGTGCAGTCAGTGCGGAAGTCGTTCCTGGATTCCGGCTGGCTTACCTTCGACGGCTTGGTCGGTAAGGCCCGGACCCTGCTTCGCGATCATCCGCCCATACGTGAGCAGTTGAAACGGGACTATCGCGCGCTGTTGGTCGATGAATTTCAGGATACGGACCCCGTGCAGTACGAGATTGTGCTCTATCTGGCGGAGCGCCCCGGCACACAAGCCGGTTCATGGCGGGAGACGGAACTCGAATCGGGAAAACTGTTCATCGTCGGTGACCCGAAGCAATCGATTTATGCCTTCCGTCGGGCCGATATCGAAGCGTTCGATCACGTCGTCGATCGGCTGGAAGGCAGCGGGGCGTTGCGCTGCGAACTGGCCACGAACTTTCGCAGCCATGCGCAGGTGCTCGATCTAGTCAACGGCGTATTCAACCGGCTTCTGGTGGCGCAACCTGCCATTCAGCCGCCGAACGTTCCGCTGACGGTGCAGCCCAATCGATCGAGTCAGTTCCGTAATCCCGGGGTGGAGCTCCGGTTGGTCGCATCGGAAGGCGACGGCGACTTGGATTCGGCAGCGGCCACGCGTGTGGAGGCGGAACAGATTGCACTGATGGTGTCGGGTTTGTTGCGGCCGGCCGGGCAAGGGGGCGAAGCGAGGGGACCGGAAAGCGGGCTTCGCCCCGGGCATATCGCGCTCCTCTTTCGAAAATTGACCCAGGCTGAGCACTATCTGGAAGCCCTCCGGCGGCATGGCATTGCCTACATCATCGATGGAGAGAAACATTTTTACCGCCGGCAGGAGGTGATCGACCTGGTCAACATGCTCCGGTGCGTCGACAATCCTCACGACCGCATTGCCCTGGTGGGGTTGCTCCGGTCGGCAGTGGGCGGGCTGCCTGATGACGCGCTGGTCGGCCTGCAGGAACGGCAGGCGCTGGATTACCGCGAAGTCGCTCGCCTGACAGACTGGAGCAGTCCGCATGCCGAGCCGCTTCGCCGGTTGTATGGCGCGTTGGCACGGCTGCATGAGCAGGCGTGCTGCTCTCCGTTGCCTGAGGTGCTGGACCTCATTTTTGCGCAGCTCCCTGTCCTCGAACTCGCAGCGGCATCCCTGCACGGAGAACAGGCCGTGGCCAATCTCTTCAAGGTTCGCCAGATGGCGGCCGAGCTGGCCGATCGTCCGAATCTCACGTTGAACGGCTTTGTCTCACTCATGCTGGAGCGGCTCAGGGAGCAACCGGAAGAAGCGGAGAGTGCGCTCTCCGAGGACACGCTGGAGGCGGTGCGCGTGCTCACGATCCATAAAGCCAAGGGCCTGGAGTTCCCGCTGGTGATTCTGGCCGGGTTACACCATGGCGACGGCGCGGGGCGAGGTTCTGCGCGACCGCTCATTTGGCATGACTGGTCGACGGGCGTGCAGGGGCTCGACTTGGGCGATCGCTGTAGCCTGGGTGCGGTGCTGGTGGCCGAGAAGGCGCGCACGCGTGAACAAGCGGAACGGCGTCGGCTGTTCTATGTCGGGATGACGCGCGCACGGGAGTGTCTGGTGTTGTCCGGAGCCCTGCCGCGGCGGCGGGTGCGGGGGGCGTTGTTGGAATTGTTGGAGGAAGCGGCCGGAGCGGAACTCGGCCTGGCCGAACAGCAGGACATTCCGGTCGGTGCTGTCGGATTGCGTCAGATCGTTCTGCAGGGCGATGATCGTCCGCCCGCCAGGCAGCGCGAACGTCCCGTCGCATTAGAAGGCGCGGTAATGGACCGGGCGTTCTCCGAACGTTGGATGCAGCGCGACCGGAACTGGCAGGCGCAGCGATCGGAACCCTTGCTGGTCTCTCCGTCGGACTTCATTCAGAAACCGGCACCGGCATCCGAGAGGGAACCAGGGCAGGTGAGACGGGTGACGCCGGGGAAGACCGTGGGGACCATCGCCCACCGGCTTCTACAATACTGGGATTTCACCGCTGATGTGGCGTCACAGGTAGCGTTGATCGACCACACTTCGCTGGCGCTTGATGAACCGGATACGGGGATGCAGGAGGCTGTGATCGAGGAGGTACGGGACCTGTTGCGAACCTTCGCCCAATCTGCGGCCTACGATCGACTGCGGCGGGCGACGGTGATCGGGCGTGAGGTGCCGTTTCTCGTGCCCTGGAACGACGGTCGCCAGATCATGGAAGGGGTCATCGATCTGCTCTACCGGATCGACGGCGCGCTCTGGATTGCCGATTATAAGACGGATATGATCCCGCCGGATCAGGTGGCGGCAAGGGCTGAGCTCTATCGGGAACAGGCGCGGTTGTATCGGGTGGCGGTCGAACAGTCGCTGGGCGAACCGGTGGCGGGTTTTGAGTTTATTTTCCTGCGACATGGAGTGACGGTCACGGTCTGAGTGCAAAGGAGGGTGGCATGAGGGCGTTTCGATGGGCGGTGTTGGTCATGACGGCGATCGTCGGCTGTGCGAGTCAACACAAGGTGGAGGTGCGGCCGCTGCATGCGGCGGCGGGGACCAGCGCGGTGGTGAGTCAGCAATTGGAGCAGGGCAATCAGTTGTTTGCACAACAGGACTGGGCCGGTGCTCAACAGGTGTATCTGGCGACGATCCAGGCCGACCAGACGCTGGCAGAAGCTCACTACAATCTTGCGTTGACGCTGGAGCGATTGGGCGAGAAAGCGGAAGCCAGGAAACACTATGTCGCCGCGGCGAACCTGGCTCCAGGGAACAAGGTGATTTGGGATGCCCCGCCGCTTCGGAAATACGACCGCGAGCTCGGATTGGACAGAAAATCCTGGATGGATGCCAATCCCAAGTAGCAGTGCCGTACCGGCCGCCCATGCGTCAGAGCGGGGCGGCTGTACCTGAGTCCGGCTGAAGCGGACGTTTCCGTTGGGCCGCGATCGCCAGGATCACCGCTCCCGCCACGATCATGGGAATGCTGAGCATCTGTCCCATCGAAATCGTCCCGACGATGAATCCGATCTGCGCATCCGGCTCGCGAAAGAACTCCACGACAATCCGGCAGATCCCATAGCCCATTAGGAAGGCGCCGAAGACGGTGCCCGATGGCGGCAGGCGGCGGGTGATCAGCCAGAGTACGGTAAAGAGCAGGAGCCCTTCCAGGAACGCTTCATAGAGCTGTGACGGGTGGCGGCAGGCCATACCGCCGGCCGGGAACACCATGCACCAGTCCGCATCTGTGGGGCGGCCGTAGAGTTCGCCGTTAATAAAGTTACCAATTCGCCCCAGTCCGAGACCCACCGGGGTCACACCGGCGGCGAGGTCGGCAATGGTCAGAACCGTCATACCTTGCCGCCTGGCAAACAGTATCAACGCCACAATGGTGCCGATCAGCCCGCCATGAAACGACATGCCGCCTTCCCAGACGGCAAAAATCTTGAGCGGATTCTCCAGGTAGTAAGACAGGTTATAAAACAGGACATACCCCAACCGGCCGCCGGCAAACACGCCGACTGCTGCGTAGACGATCATGTCGTAGACCTGATCGTTGTTCAGCGGCAGCTTCTGCGCCCTGGCTCGGGCCGCGATGATGAAGTACGCCAGCGTGAGGCCGATGAGATACATCAGGCCGTACCACCGGAACTGAAGCGGCCCTACGCGCAAGAAGACCGGGTCGATATCGGGATAGGGGATGGCGTGCAACCAGGACAGCATAGTAGGACTCCACATAGTTTCGCGATCTTATGTGAGCCTGTTCTGCAATGCAAGGCAAGGCGCGAAGCCGCGCCGGCTAAGGCCTGCCGCCGGTTCAGATGTTTTCCCTACGCACACCTGTCGCTTTTCTGAAACGGTTGTCTCCTTCCGTTGTTCACAAAACAGCACCCTTTATGAGAAGTCGTTAACCCGGTGTCGCCGTAACGCAGAAATCCCAACGAATCCGCATCGCGCGGCGGTGGCACGGTTGATGCTGTACTCATCGATAGCTCTCGCCGGAAGTCAGTGGACAGTAAACCTTGTGGTACTAAAGGGAGGATGTCACGATGTCTACCAAGGGGCGTGAAGCAGCGAAGATTGCAGCCATCATCGGAGGGGGCGCAGTTGTGGGGGCGGCGCTGGGATTACTTCTGGCTCCGAAGACCGGGGCGGAAACGAGGCGGGATGTTGCGCGGTATGCCAAGCGGGCGCAGGTTCAGGCTACCCGTTTCAGCCGTTCTGTGAAGAGCGGTGTTTCCACCATGGTGGAACGCAGCAAGGCATTGGTGAAAAGAGACGATCACAAAGAGGCCGCCTAAGCCTGGTGGCTTGCCGGTCCGGTTCCGATAGAAGGCGCCTACTGCAGCGGCCTGTCTCGCGAGGGACAGGCCGTTGTGGCATGAGCAGATGTTCGTCCTGGAAGCTTGACCCCCCGGGAGCCCGATGTTAGATTTCGCCCCGGCAGTTTTTACTGCGGGAGTGGCGGAATCGGCAGACGCCCAGGACTTAAAATCCTGTACTGTAAAAAGTGTGCGGGTTCAAGTCCCGCCTCCCGCACCAAAACGCCAACGCTTTTCTTCCACGACCGGCCCCATTTACGTTCCTCCAAGTTCTTTCCAACCCTGCGAGTGTGAAAACTCCTCCCGTCGGATCCACTTTCAGACCAATCGCAGGACGCCGATACATGCTCTCTCTCGTGTGCCTGGTTCATTTCTGCCGGGAAATGGTGGGCGCCCGCTCTTTCCGGTTTCCGAGAACAGCCTCGGAGAAATTGTAAGGTCCCCTCAACCGTGTCCCATCCGTTAGACCAGAAGCGACCGACGGGTCTTCGTGAGGTCAGTGTCTCGCGTCGCCTGTTGCGCTAGCAAATTGTGATCACTGATTGAGGCTAAGGTGTGTGTCTGCCGGGTCGCGCACTCGATCGTGCCATTGTCAAATCTAAGTGCTGTTGGTGCGGTCTCTATGATTGAATGGGAATTGACCGTGCCGTACTTGAAACGTTTCGCGTCCACAGGGAATGGCGGGGGGTGTTAGGAGCAGAGAATCTCGATCGAGTGGCCCACATGAAGACTTGTCACTGTCTTGCTGCGGAAACCATTTGAAGTCGGGAGGGAAACCGGGAAGTGCGCGAGCAGTTGAGGGCCGCGCGCAGTCGTTCATACCGTGAGTTTCTAGAGTATCGATTTTATGGTGCCGAGGGACAGAATCGAACTGTCGACACCAGCCTTTTCAGGGCTGTGCTCTACCAACTGAGCTACCTCGGCATTTCGGCAGGATGCTGGAGGGGTTTCTGTCTACAGGATCACCGAAGAAAAATCAACTCTTGATGTTCGACGTGGCGGAGAGGGCGGGATTTGAACCCGCGACAGGCTTTTGACCTGTGCCGGTTTAGCAAACCGGTGCCTTCGGCCACTCGGCCACCTCTCCGCAAGTCGCTACCCGCAGAATTTGTATTGAGTTCCCGCGCCTAGATCCTTCGAATACGAACCCTCTCGAAGAAGAGGTGGGATCATACCCCAGAGCATGGAGCGCACTCAAGTGATTCTCGCGAATGATTTTGACGCCGGAGCGGCCGGCTTTTTAGCGGAGTGAGGTGGACGTGGGGACGTGCCGTGATCTTCAACTATCTTTTTCCGAATTCCTTCAGGATATCGAGAAAAGTGCTCTGCCACTGGGCGAGCAGGCCCATGTGTCGTTTGTGGTCTGTGGTGTGAACGAGCTTTCCGTACACTGATCTCCCCGGAGACAAGGTCCGAGACGGACTCATCTGTGCGTGTGAAGTTCCCATGCCAGGGGGATCGATCTCGGCGGATCGGATCACCCCGCTGGTCAGAAGCATTCGCAGCGCATGCGCTTTCTGTTGGGATGATTTGCTTATCACCTTTTTCGAACTGGCCATGAATCCTCGTGGTGCAGTGTGTGTGGGTCGTGACACCGGGTGGACGAACATCACTACATCCACAGAATACGGCCCAGATCTTCGTCGAGTTCCTTGGCTCGTTGGCATTGGCTGCAGCGGGCGAAGAGGCCATCGGTACCGGGTGAGGTCTGAGAACGGAGCACCAATTGATACTTGTGCCCTCCACAGAACGGGCAGGCCTTACCATGAAGTTCTCGGCGCACGGATCCGATTCTTCCGACTTGTTTATGCATGGTGCCTCCGGTGAAAGGGGAGAGTCATTTGGGGGAGCCTGCCGGGGGATTGGGGCAGGGTTTGTAATGACTCGTGCATGCTCAACAATACCCAGCAAGCGGGATGCTGAGAATACCGTGGAGGAGGGGAGGGGTTGTGATCTAAGGAGGGGGGTGCGGTGAAGCGGAAATATTGCCTTTGTGCCTGTATCTAGTAATATTTAAATATCAAATACATATGCGATATAGATGATGTTATTTGAGAGATATTGCCAGGGCCAGGAAGCTGAAGATGAGGGATGGTTCTGAGAGCGCCGGGAGGGCAAAGAGAATAGGAAGATAAATTCGGGGGTGAAGGCAGATCCCGCCAGGAGGATGTCGAGACCTCTTGCCGCCCTGGGTGGGCACAACCAAAGCAGACACCTTCACCCTTTTTCAGTCAACCATGCCGTCAGGTGGTCGTGCAAGTCCGTAGTTGTTCGGAGGTGGAGATATGGGGGGAGATGGGAATGCACTTTCGGGGCGCATTCCCATCGTGGAGAGGAGCCTCTTGATGCGGGACGCTTAGGGGGGAGACCATTCCCATGGCGGATGCTGATCGGGCTCCAACCGGCTATCCCGCGGTGGTGCCCATGCAGACAACCCTCTCACTCCAAGCCTGTTGAGGCGTCCGTTTCTCGATATAGCCGGCGAGAAAGCGGAGCCGGGTTTGGTCGGTCTCAGACATCCGGATAAATTCGAGCCCGACCTGTCCGTTCTTTACCCATCGAACAGCCGCCAATTTGACCTGCAGGGCCGTCGCACTAGTCGGGAAGGATAGGCGCAGGTCCACATACTGCCCCACCTTGAGTTTCATGCTGGTTTTCAGCAGGCAACCCGGCACGGAGAGATTCACCAGCTGTCCCTGTCCCATCATACCTTCACAGGAGAGGATGCAAGTGCTCTGGACCGGTTCGCGCTTGGTGTATCGCTGTTTCACAATGCCTCCTGGTTAGGTGAGCCCCTCATGTCTCGTTATGGTCCAAGTATATGCCGGGATCGAACGATGTCATTCCGCGAGAGGTGTCCCTCGAATGGGGGGCTGTCGTGAATTGTGAGCAACTCATGACGACTGCACTCTCAGCCGCGTGATGATTCAACCGGCGGCTACAGACCGATTTCCCAACCTCCTGAACCGGATAGTTCGCAGACCTTCCCCATCTGTCCGTCATCGTCTATAGGCTGTACATCTTTGGCGTCTAGCACGAATTGATCGTGGGGAACGAGCCGGTGGCATCATCGGATCTGAAGAGATGGCGGCGACAGGTCGACAGGAACGTACGATGGTTGAATGCCTACGGTCCGACGGAAACGACCATTACCGCGAGCCTGTATGAGCCTCCGCTGTCAGTGGAAGAATTTGCCCTTCATACGGTTCCGATCGGGAGGCCGTTGCCGGGCCGGTCGATGTACGTCCTCGACCGGCACCTCGAGCCGGTGCCGTTTGACGTGCCCGGCGAAGTGTATATCGGGGGTGAGACGCTGGCACGCGGCTATCTCGACGATCCGGAACGGACCGCCGGCCTGTTCATTCCAGACCCCTTCGGGGGACGGCCCGGCGCAAGACTGTACAGGACGGGAGATCGAGCATTGGTCAGAAGCGACGGCACCATCGAATTCCATGGCCGTTTTGACGATCAGGTCAAATTGCGCGGGTTCCGTATCGAACCGGGGGAGATCGAAGAGCGGTTGCGCCGTCATCCGGACGTGCGAACCGGTCTGGTTGTTCCACGGGAGGATGCTGAGGGACGGATCAGGCTTGTGGCCTATGTCGTGGTTCGAGAGGGCGCGCAGTTCGACGAACCGGACTTCCGCCGCTGGCTCGCTTCGACCCTGCCGGATTACATGATCCCTTCCCTGATTCTCCCGCTGACCGAGCTGCCGCGGACACCGGGTGGCAAGGTGGATCGAGTGGCCTTACCTGCGCCCGACTGGTCGGCCGTCAGCCGACAATCGTATGTGGCTCCCGCAACGCCGTTGCAGCGCCGGCTGGCCGTAATGTGGAGCGAGGTGCTGGCTGTTGGC from the Nitrospira sp. genome contains:
- a CDS encoding PD-(D/E)XK nuclease family protein; translated protein: MLRLVTGPFHPTLESQLVHDLRVLKSGKPQAAVALVVPSDQLRRSLKRLLVVKRGLALLNVHILSFHQLALQLQRERLTTAGASGAVRQIELVTDTFFERLLQHLGERNVPQTGALRLSQLPCGAWPALWASVRDLKDATVDSALALRAVEERQFPPEDGDKLKGLFTLYAALRDGSAALGVGSPDDLAALVTDFVPASPFLRGLSGLWYYGSYDLTQTQLTLLESLSLSLPVTVYFPLSERPAYGFARQFLERHLYPIAGGAEEPAEAASGDGAQNSQELNVSVEVRNAAGIDDELTLVCKQILSLVETNGFTFDEIGVVGRTLVPYQVSLRRIFDQHRIPFLSSATVPLLQEPAVKTLLHLARLKGSGLHRPAMLEVITSPWNRRLTADRGGVEPRPDLWRSAVLALGITRGEEEWRRLAQLGRLESWSSDADGPVTEALESFSIDGVQLRLLWDCLSPLIEDVKRLPEQGGYSALTDAFCSLAETHLTVSLGASTAIDATAQWDDAPDVHEALSRVFAELRALDRLDVHVTWDEWTDTFAEMLTRATRALAPSSHHGVQVLDAMAARGVGFRALFLIGMNEKLFPRYIHEDGFLRDRHRLVLSETLGYKIDQKLQGYGEEALLFELLRASAGERLYLSYQRADAAGRPLAPSGYLDAVGVVPHPSDPESLFALPRRWPDRVDLPLFTPHLQTREELAVSMVLQGRDVTALLEAVGRDGLLFSHGLGAQGVIESGHPALSAYDGMLEHAGAHWKTVTERGFSPTALETYARCPFQYFSGQVLKLESVRPVPSMELTPPAMGQLCHDALRRCYLALIQQGWPATTLSASVITAEVNRAVLQAFEAYATTHGTGYALIWELAQESVRRLIEATIVLDREAALASGFHPAEFELDATGILPDGSGGQDIPLRGRWDRVDRHPGSGAVRVIDYKYRANDRVEAKDRNLLQAALRAQRLQPALYALMTAVGSSGGRQGPQPEQVEFLYLLPHAAPAVERVSFAASAWQGPSGPMLSRTMQVLLDGIRAAQYFIVPDAHCTHCDFSTACRRAHQPSWWRAYRSSQARTLRDVRSQKVPRD
- a CDS encoding UvrD-helicase domain-containing protein produces the protein MTEPTQIPDQAAREAAATTFDRNVVVIAGAGTGKTTLLVNRLLYLLMRRTDPLDLSRIVALTFTNKAATEMKLRLRERLRSLVNVEGRDNPAAGSGTVSIADLRMRYGWTTDEIVARADAALRDVEKAQIGTLHSFAAHLLRLYPIEAGVTPTFQTDEDGSRFEEHFTNEWELWLDGELGAAGSDHGRWRILLDTFSLDELRELAYSLHSDLIDLNGLMQQVGETGLNPGLRDWFSLRKAQAERLLARYDRPKRRKIELMLAAVAELFALLLAEGLGALRSFPRESQELLAKDLGAAPTGWEEDDYEAVESLQRIAKRLLRVDHELLQHLLALLSPFVQSVRKSFLDSGWLTFDGLVGKARTLLRDHPPIREQLKRDYRALLVDEFQDTDPVQYEIVLYLAERPGTQAGSWRETELESGKLFIVGDPKQSIYAFRRADIEAFDHVVDRLEGSGALRCELATNFRSHAQVLDLVNGVFNRLLVAQPAIQPPNVPLTVQPNRSSQFRNPGVELRLVASEGDGDLDSAAATRVEAEQIALMVSGLLRPAGQGGEARGPESGLRPGHIALLFRKLTQAEHYLEALRRHGIAYIIDGEKHFYRRQEVIDLVNMLRCVDNPHDRIALVGLLRSAVGGLPDDALVGLQERQALDYREVARLTDWSSPHAEPLRRLYGALARLHEQACCSPLPEVLDLIFAQLPVLELAAASLHGEQAVANLFKVRQMAAELADRPNLTLNGFVSLMLERLREQPEEAESALSEDTLEAVRVLTIHKAKGLEFPLVILAGLHHGDGAGRGSARPLIWHDWSTGVQGLDLGDRCSLGAVLVAEKARTREQAERRRLFYVGMTRARECLVLSGALPRRRVRGALLELLEEAAGAELGLAEQQDIPVGAVGLRQIVLQGDDRPPARQRERPVALEGAVMDRAFSERWMQRDRNWQAQRSEPLLVSPSDFIQKPAPASEREPGQVRRVTPGKTVGTIAHRLLQYWDFTADVASQVALIDHTSLALDEPDTGMQEAVIEEVRDLLRTFAQSAAYDRLRRATVIGREVPFLVPWNDGRQIMEGVIDLLYRIDGALWIADYKTDMIPPDQVAARAELYREQARLYRVAVEQSLGEPVAGFEFIFLRHGVTVTV
- a CDS encoding tetratricopeptide repeat protein, which encodes MRAFRWAVLVMTAIVGCASQHKVEVRPLHAAAGTSAVVSQQLEQGNQLFAQQDWAGAQQVYLATIQADQTLAEAHYNLALTLERLGEKAEARKHYVAAANLAPGNKVIWDAPPLRKYDRELGLDRKSWMDANPK
- a CDS encoding prolipoprotein diacylglyceryl transferase, which codes for MPYPDIDPVFLRVGPLQFRWYGLMYLIGLTLAYFIIAARARAQKLPLNNDQVYDMIVYAAVGVFAGGRLGYVLFYNLSYYLENPLKIFAVWEGGMSFHGGLIGTIVALILFARRQGMTVLTIADLAAGVTPVGLGLGRIGNFINGELYGRPTDADWCMVFPAGGMACRHPSQLYEAFLEGLLLFTVLWLITRRLPPSGTVFGAFLMGYGICRIVVEFFREPDAQIGFIVGTISMGQMLSIPMIVAGAVILAIAAQRKRPLQPDSGTAAPL
- a CDS encoding YtxH domain-containing protein; amino-acid sequence: MSTKGREAAKIAAIIGGGAVVGAALGLLLAPKTGAETRRDVARYAKRAQVQATRFSRSVKSGVSTMVERSKALVKRDDHKEAA
- a CDS encoding PilZ domain-containing protein; the encoded protein is MKQRYTKREPVQSTCILSCEGMMGQGQLVNLSVPGCLLKTSMKLKVGQYVDLRLSFPTSATALQVKLAAVRWVKNGQVGLEFIRMSETDQTRLRFLAGYIEKRTPQQAWSERVVCMGTTAG